The following nucleotide sequence is from Streptomyces xiamenensis.
AGCTCTCCGAAGATGGCTGGCCGCAGCGCCTCCAAGCGGTCGGCCATCTGCCTCTGAATTCTGATCCGGGCGTCCACATCGGTCAGGGCTTCGACGACAGCGTGCTGCCGATCCAAGGGCGGCACGGTGACAGGCAGCGCGTTCAACATCGCTGAGTTGAGCGAGGGGACAGTACCCGGGAGGGCCTGTCCCACTATGGCCCTTTGCACTGGTGGATAGGACAGATATGACACGAGGTATCTGGGAAGGATGAGCTCACTTCGGGGCCTGATACGAAGACAGGCCGAGCCGTAGAACCATGTGGCGTGCTCTGCCTCGATCAACGCCAGCCGGCCGAGTGTCCCCTGCCGCACCACGAGGAGGTCGCCTTCCCGCACCGCGAAGCGGGAGAGCCGTTTGGCCTCGCTCCAAGGCACCCGCCGCAGCCGCCGGGTGTCCACCGTGTTGTGGTCGGTGAGATTCGGCGGAGAGATCACCGGCATCCCGTCGGGCCCGTCGTTCAGACTGTCGAGCAGCGATCCGGACGGACCGGCAGCCACCTCACAGAGACTCCCAAGCGGGACCTGCTCAACGTGAGCCAGGGATGCGTCACCTACTCGCACGGTGTCCTCGTCCTTCTCTCCTCAGGGAAACTTCTCCTACTGCTGGGGGTGGGGGAGCTGTACATGCATAGCTCCCCCACACGCCCTCGGTCGGGTCAGACGGTGCGTAGCCAGGTCCGCATCGCGGTCCGCACCAGCTCCTCCGCCAGCACGGTCAGCAGGGCGGCAGCGACGATGGCCACGGCGGCCGCGCCATGCCCCATGGACGACGCACACGCCACAGCCACCACGACGATCCCTAGGAGAACCAGCACGGCCCTCCTGGTCCCGGGCGGCAGGGACGATGCATGATGGACGTTGACGATCCTCATTGGGTTGTCCTTCCTGTCCCCGCGCACTGCGTGGGGATGATGTGCCGCACTGCCCTGCCGGGCCTGCGAACCATGCGGGGTGGTGCGGCGGCTGTTGGACGAGCAGTCTTGCCCGCGGAGCGGGACAGGAAGCCACGAACCCCCGCCCCATCCCACGCACTTAGCTCGAGCGCGCCCGAGCTTCGATACTAGGATCGTACACTCCGTCAGATTGCGAAGCTAGCTTCGCAATTGATTCCAGGTTGCCGTGCTTCCCCTCAAATGAGGTCCACCCAAGACGGACTGGGGGAGTCTCAAAATGGTTCAAGGCGCACCCCCTCCGTTCAGCCGAAGCGAGCGTCATTCCTCACCCGCCTCGGGAGCGGGTCGAGCCCTTCTGGGACGCCGCGATCTCCCCGTGTAGAAAGCCTGCCCGGCGATGAGACCGCGCAGGCTCAGAAGGAAGACCGTTTGGTCCGCCCGCTTCACTTCGAGTGGTACCGGCAGGGCGCACACTGATGAGCCGCGTCGAATGTCCTCCCGTAGCGGGCACGCTCCGTCTCGTTCGGGTTGGGGACGCACGAGAAGCGACTGGCCTGTTGCCCTCGGTGACCAGCACCCGTCCGATGCCGGCAGGCGAGGGGCGGGAGCGCCGCTGTTTGGCGGATCTTCCGCGGCCAGGGGGCTTGTCGGCCCGGGTGATGGCCGTGCTGGAGATAGAAGCGTCCGACCTTGGTGATCTTCTATTCGCCCCTTCCCATCTTTCTCGGGCATGGTGACGTGCCCCGCTACCTCAGGGCTCTGGCAGCGATAGCGAGTTCGCGGGGTATCTGACGTGACAGGTTGGGAGCCCTCACTAACCCGGGCCAGGAGGGCGAGCTGTAGATCGCTGGAAGGGTCAACGGCGCATGTGATGGTCCTACGGGTCGGCGCTCGTGCCGACACAGGTCGCGCGGTGAACTTGCCGGTAGCCCGGCCCGGCTCCCTCACGGGAGTTGGATTCCAAGGTCGGCTCCAGAGGCGAAGCCCAGGACAGGACCCAACCCAAGGGCCAGCCCCCAAGCCCTTGACCTGGTCGCACGAAGCCGGGCGGCGGGGTCCGACGCCACGACCTCTCCGTCCCGAACGAGGTTCGAGCGGGACCGACATGGGGTAGTTCGGTGTTTTTCCTGATCAAGTGCTGGGATGGGGCGGCCTGGGGCGGTGCCGAAGGGGCTTGAGGAGTGGGTTGGCTCTGCTGGCTCCCAGTGGGATCTCAGTAGGAGGCTACTGAGTACTGCCTCCGCCACACCGGGTAGCTGGCGACTGCAACAGACAGCCTGTTGCCCCGTGCACACGGTCTGGCCGGGGGTTCTCCGGCAGACAGGCGAACACTATGGAGCAAAGGCTCCTCCCAGCCTTTGCCGCCTTCATTTCGAGGCTCGCGCGGTGACGCCATCAAGGAAACAGCGCGACAGGTAGGCAGCCTTTCGAATCACGCGAAAGCGTTGTGATCCAAGACTAATCAAAGAGAATCTTACTTGACTCATCCTTCGCCTCGTGTCCGTGTCGCATAACCGCACAGGTGAGGCGCGGTTGGTGAATTACTATAGTAGCCCGTTCTGTTTGGCCCAACCTATGAATTGTCCACGAGTGCAAGGGTAGCGTGCTCCGGTATCGATCAATGCGTCGACTAGATTACTGCCCACATACTCAGTTGTGTGTCCTGCGCTGACAGCGGTCGCTATTATCCGCAGAGATCCACAAACGGATAGGGAGTGTCTGATGGCGATTCTCCGCGCATCTCCGTCGTCGACTACTGCTGTTGCGCCATTGACCTCGGCCCATGCAAGGACAGTGGCTTCCCCCTGATTCGACTTATCGCCCGAGACCCTTCCCATCCACTTCACCAGTGCCGTGAGCTCGTTCAGGTGATCGACGTGTACAACGTCAAGCCAATCCGCGCCCGCCAGGCTCAGCCCGTAGGCACCTAGCTCATCCACGACTGTCTGGGTGGTCACATTGCGCCGACCGCCGCCTTGCCAGGTCCGAGCGGTATCACCGAGAACGTCGAGTTTGCCTGCTTTAATGGCATGAAAGAGAGGAGATGTATCCCAAGCGAGTAAGCTGGCGGGCGCTCCCGTAGCGGCAGGGGCTGCACTCACGGCAGTGGCTCCTCCAGGATGCGCGTGGGCAATTCTTCTACCGTGATTGCGTCATAAAGAAGCTCGATTGTGCGTGGAGCTGTGATAGCGCCTGTCTCCCAGGCGTTCAGTACCGCTTTGCGCCACAACTTGCCAGTCGTGCCAGGCTCGAGGTCAGGGATTGGCTGTTCGCCGAGCACAGCTAGGAAGTCTCCCCGTGTTGGTGAATTCGCTCTCTGTCCTCTGGCTTCGTCGCCGTCGATCAGTCCCAAGCTGCGCACGCGTTTCACAACCGCGCTCCAGGACATTCGATAGCTGGCTGCCAACGCAAGCATGGTGGGCCGAACGCTACTCGGGTCTTTGACTTCCTTCCAGGCGTTGTGTACATCCTGGGAAGGAAGAATGAAGCACTCGGCGAAGCGGTCGATCTGCCGCTCGCGCTCATCCCGACTGGCTGCCACACCAGCATCGCTGTGGTACTCGTCCTGTAGAAGGTGGTGCCCCAGTTCGTGAGCAGCGGTCCATCGCCGTCTTCCGGGCTGTGCTTCGCCGCTAATGACGGCTACGCCGTATCCGTCCTGCAGGAGCGAGGCCCCCTCGGCTGGCTCGTCCACGACCGTCAGGAAAAGGCCCAGTTGTTCCACGACATCTGCCATCGGCCCCAGCGGGCCCGATGGCAGATCCAGGGCCTTACGCGCTGCTGCGGCGAGGGTGCTTGGGTCGGCCTGGCCGTCCGTCCGTTGGAGGGAAGGATCCAAGCGCGGGGGCGTGAGAAAGCCTTCCGCGATGAGCCAATGGGCGTTGCGAGCGTGCTGCTCAAGCCAGGCATCGAGGCGGTAGCTGGCGCGAGTCGCCTGGTCCGACACGTCCTCCAGCGTGGCTCTACGGGACACGAGAGATGCTGGCGGACGGGAGAGGAAGTGTGCCAGAGGGACGGCAAGCGCCTGAGCGAGGCGGGATAGTTCAAGGGCGGAGACGCGCCGGTCCCCCGCTTCGATGCGCACAATCGCTGTGCGATCAAGTCCTACTCTGGAGGCCAGGTCGCCCTGGCTCATGTCCGCAGCTAGGCGTGCCTCAGCGATTCGCTCGCCTACTTCTTCCCAGCTCTGCACTGCTTCCATGTGTGCGATTTTTGCACACATGGGGCTGGCGAGCATCCGTGGCGAGCTGCGCTCTCGGTCAAACGTTGGTATCCAGTCAGCATCGAAAGGACGCCCAGAGCAGGTTGTCGGCCCATAGGAATCGGTTCCGCGGTCGAGCTGCTGGGGCGCTGACCTGTCGTGATGTTGTTGTGGCCTGTGTCTTGGGTGCTCAGGTCATCCTGGTGGTGAGCTGAGGCGTGAAGAGCGAACGAGTGTTGCAGGCGTCGTTCGTGATCGCTTAGGGCGGAGACATAGAGCAAGCAGGAGCAAAGCGATGAAAAGGACGACTCGACGCAGTGTAGACTGGACGTCTGATCGTGGACTGGGCTGAGTAGTGGCCAGCTCCTAGGTGCCGGTGCTTGGCGCAGGATGAACCGCTCACCTGGGCTACTAGAGTCGTCACCAAACCTGCCCCCTGCACCTGGTCTCACCGGCAGATACAGGGGGCCGGGTGAAGTCACATGCGACCAGATTCTGGGCTCGGCGTTCTTCACGGATTGACCTTCTGCTCTAGTCTGCCAGATGTCTCAGTAGTCGCTGATGTGCTCAAGCTCCGCTTCAAGGCCCTCGGCCCACGTCGGAGCTGGCAATGCGTCGAAGGCTGCCCGACATGTCAGGATCGCCTTGCCCAAGCCATGGAGTGCGCTCACTGATCTGGCGTATAGGTACCAGCGGCCCCACTGCTGACCGACTCCGCAGTCGCTGCACTTCGCCAGGTCGGCGATCATCGCCGCGCGCTGCGCGTCGGGTAGGACGCCCACCGTCGGATACTTGGCATGGTGAGACTTGTCGAGGCCACTAGAGCAGGAGTAGAAGGTCGCGGCCTTGGCTGCGCTGTGGGCGAGACTGACGCCAGCGACGCCGACATCGTTCCAGTTGAAGGCGGACATGAGTTCGGCGAACTCAACGTCGTCCCTCTCGTGTGCCTCGGTGAGGATTTCCGCAATGCCATCTGGCGCGCCGCCTCGCACAACCGTAGGGATGACCCCTTCCCAGCGTGAGCGGCAAACAGCGGGCTGGACGTCGGAAGGCCGCTCACTGGGAGCCGCCGGGGAGCCGGTTCTGGAAGTCGGCTCCCAAATGGCTCCCAAAACGGGGTGGCAAAGCAGATCAGGCCCGGTGCTGATCTCTCAGCACCGGGCCTGACCTGGTGTTTCTCTGTCGGGGTGGCGGGATTTGAACCCACGGCCTCTTCGTCCCGAACGAAGCGCGCTGCCAAGCTGCGCCACACCCCGGTGCAGCGAGGCTTACTCTACCCGGCCCGGGGGCGTACGCGAAATCAGGTTTCGCCGTCAGCTGTCCCGGGGGGTCAGCGTGAGCAGCGACGCCTCCGGCGGGCAGGCGAAGCGGACCGGGGTGTAGCGGTTGGTGCCGCAGCCTGCGGAGACGTGGAGGTAGGAGCGTTCGCCCGCGGATTCGTGGGTGGAGAGGCCCTTTACCCGGTCCGGGTCGATGTCGCAGTTGGTGACCAGCGCCCCGTAGAACGGCACGCACAGCTGGCCGCCGTGGGTGTGCCCGGCCAGGATCAGCGGGTAGCGGTCGGCCGTGAAGGCGTCCAGCACGCGCAGGTACGGGGCGTGGACCACGGCCAGGGACAGGTCGGCGCCCGGTTCGGGGCCGCCCGCCACCTCGCCGTAGCGGTCGCGCTTGATGTGCGGGTCGTCCAGGCCGGTCAGCGCGATCTCGGCGCCAGCCGTCTTGACCCGGCCGCGGGTGTTGGTGAGGTTGACCCAGCCCGCCTCGTCGAAGGCGTCGCGCAGCTCCCACCACGGGTTGCGCGGGACGCCCACGGCCGGTGCGTTGCCGTTGAGGCCGTGCCGGCCCTGGACGCGTTCCACCAGGTAGCGGCCGGGGTTGCGCAGCTTGGGCGCGTAGTAGTCGTTGGAGCCGAAGACGTACGCCCCGGGGAACTCCAGGAGCGGGCCCAGCGCGTCGAGGGTCTCCGGGACGGCTTCGGGGTCGGAGAGGTTGTCGCCGGTGTTGATCACCAGGTCCGGGCGGAGGGCGGCCAGGGACTGGAGCCAGCGCTGCTTCTTGCGCTGGCCGCCGACCATGTGGATGTCGGAGACCTGGAGGATCCGCAGCGGGCGCATGCCCGGTGGCAGGACCGGCACGGTGACCCGGCGCAGTCGGAAGGACCGGACCTCGAAGCCGGCGGCGTAGGCGAGGGTGGCGGCCCCCAGGGCGGCGATGCCGAGCGGGGCGGCGTAGCGGGCGCGCATGCGTCCCATCGTAGGCAGCCCGGGCCGGCGTTCCGTACCGCCTGTCACAATGACCGCATGACCACGTTGAAGTCCCGGCTCTCCGACGATCTGACCACGGCGATCAAGGCGCGTGACGAGCTGCGATCGAGCACGCTCCGGATGACGCTCACCGCCGTCTCCTACGAGGAGACGGCCGGCAAGGAGGCACGTGAGCTCTCCGACGACGACGTGCAGAAGGTCATCGCCCGCGAGGCGAAGAAGCGGCGTGAGGCGGCGGAGGCGTTCGACAAGGGCGGCCGGGCGGAGCAGGCGGAGCGGGAGCGGGCCGAGGGCAAGGTGCTCTCGGAGTACCTGCCGCAGCAGCTGAGCGACGAGGAACTCGCCGCGATCGTGACGGACGCGGTCGCCGAGGCGAAGGCCGGCGGCGCCGAGGGTCCGCGGGCGATGGGCGCCGTGATGAAGATCGTGTCCCCGAAGGTCGCGGGGCGGGCGGACGGCGGACGGGTGGCCGGGCTGGTGAAGCGGACCCTGGCCGGGTAGCGACGGCGGACAGCGGTGAAGGGGCGGTGGTCGTGTCCGACCACCGCCCCTTCACCGTGCCGCTCAGTGGTCAGCGGTCACGGCCCCAGCCGTTGCCCGGCCGGTTGTCGCCCCAGTCGAAGTCGTCCCAGTTGCCCCAGTCACCCAGGTCGATGTCCGGGCCTCCGCCGTTGCCGCCGCTATTGCCGTTGTTGTCGCGGTCGCGGTCCTTCTTGTCGTCCTTCTTGTCATCCTTCTTGTCGTCGCCGCGCGGCACGTCGACCTCGTTGAACGTCGAGCCGGGTACGCCTGCCAGCGCGCCGGTCATGGCCTGCCGCCAGATCGGGCCGGCCACGCTGCCACCGCCCGCCTTCTCCCAGGTGGTGCCGGCGATCGAGATGTTCTCCATCGGGATCAGCGTCGCGTCGCCGCCCACCCGGACGGCGGTGGACAGCTCGGGGGTGTAGCCGACGAACCACACGTTCCTGCGGTTGTCGGAGGTACCGGTCTTGCCGGCGTTCTCCCGGTCGGTGAGGCCGGCGGTCTGGCCGGTGCCGTCCTCGACGACGCCCTTCAGCATCTGGTTCACCGTGTCGGCGGTGTGCTCCGACATGACCTGGGTGCAGTTGCCCTCCGGCACGTCCATCTCGTCGCCGTTGCTGTCGGTCACGGACAGGATGGCGACCGGCTCGCAGTAGGTGCCGCGGTTGGCGAACGTCGCGTACGCGTTGGCCATCATCAGCGGGGTGGTCTCCAGACCGCCCAGCGTGGCGGACGGGCTGGCGGGCAGCTCGGCGTCGTTGCCGCCGCGCACGCCCATCTCACCGGCCAGGGTGACGGTCTCGCACACGCCCACCCGGCGTTCGAGGTCGGCGAAGTAGGTGTTGACGGACTGGCCCAGGGCATCGCTCATGTCCCAGGTGCCCTTCATGTCCTCCCGCTCGTTCTGCACGGACCACTCGCGCTCCTCTGCGGAGCCGAGCGGCTTGTTCTCGCAGTCCTTGAACTCGTTCATGGGCAGCGTGATCTTGCGGTCCGAGCTGTACGTCTCGGCGGGGCTGATCCCCGCCTCCAGGGCCACGGCCGCCGTGATCGGCTTGAATGTCGAGCCGGGCTGGAAGCCGTAGGTGGTGCCGCCCATGGAGCTGGAGACGTTGAGGTTGAGCGTCGTCTCGTTGGCGGAGATGTCCAGGCCGTAGGGACGGGACTGGGCCATCGACAGGATGTGCCCGGTGCCCGGCTGGATCTGGACGACGGCCGCCGTGACCTCGTCGTCCTCGTACGCGCCGTCCTTCGCCGCCTGGGCGGCGGCCGCCTGGGCGGTGGGGTCCAGGGTGGTCCGCACCCGCAGGCCGCCGATGCGCCACAGCTCGCTGCGCTCCTCCTCGGTCTCGCCGAAGACGGGGCTGTTGAGGATCTCCTTGCGCACGTAGTCGCAGAAGAAGCCGGCGTCGTGGACGGCGGTGATGCAGCCGTTCTGCGGCCGGGAGACGTTGAGGCCGAGATCCGTCTCCTTGGCCTCGTCCGCCTCGGCGCGGGTGATGTCCTTGGACTCGACCATCTTCTCCAGGACGGTGTTGCGCCGGTTGAGCGCCTTGTCCGGGGAGTTGACCGGGTCGTAGGCGCTCGGGGACTGGACGAGGCCGGCCAGCAGCGCCGCCTCGTGCAGTTCCAGGTCGGCGGCCGGCTTGGAGAAGTACCGCTGCGAGGCGGCCTCGACTCCGTACGCCTGCTGTCCGAAATAGGTGATATTGAGGTAATTGGTAAGGATTTCGTCCTTGGTGAGTTCCTGCTCCAGCTGGATGGCGAACTTCATCTCGCGGATCTTGCGGCCCATGCCCTCGGCGCCGCTCTGCGCGGTGGCCTCGGCCACCGCCTCCGCGTCGTCGCCCGCCGCCTCGACGAAGACGTTCTTCACGTACTGCTGCGTGAGGGTCGAGGCGCCCTCCTGGACGCCGCCCTCGGTGACGTTGCGGTTCAGCGCCCGCAGCACGCCCTTGAGGTCGATCGCGCCGTGCTCGTAGAAGCGCGCGTCCTCGATCGCCACCAGCGCCTGGCGAACGTACGGACCCATCTCGTCCGCCTCGATCACCGTGCGGTAACGGGAGTACACCTCCGCGATCTTGTTGCCCTCGACGTCCAGGATCATCGTGCTCTGGCTCAGCGGTGGCCGCGTGAGCTCGCTCGGGATCTCGTCGAAGGTCTGCACCGTTCCCTTGGCAGCCAGCCCCAGGGCGCCGACGGCCGGCAGCGCCAGCCCCGCCAGTACGGCCCCGGACAGCACGCTGACCCCGAGGAACTTGGCCATCTGCTGAGTCGTGCTCAGCCCGCCTCCCGGGCGCTTCCTACCCATGGACACCAGCGTAAGCGGTCAAACGCCGGACAGGCGGCCGGGCGTTCGTTAGGCTGCCCATACATCGGACAAAACAAGAGGCGTCAAACGATCTTCACTCATGGGAGTGGGATATCGAAATCGCTCTTGTCATATGCACCGAACTGTTGCTATCAGCAACCCTCGCCCGACATGCGGATCTTGTTCGGCGTTCACTCACGTGGGTGACCAGCGACGCTGTCTAGTCCGAACGGGCCATTCAAAATGGGGCCCGCTGGGGGTGTTGCGCTCCCGCCACCTTCCGTAACGTCCTCAACCGGCAAGGTGAATATGCCACTTGCCGCCGTGGGGGAGCCTCGATTCGGGAGAGGACGGCACCGGTCATGAGCTGGGTCACCGACTGGAGTGGGCAGGCGGCCTGCCGCACCACAGATCCGGATGAACTATTCGTCCAGGGCGCGGCACAAAA
It contains:
- a CDS encoding restriction endonuclease subunit S produces the protein MRVGDASLAHVEQVPLGSLCEVAAGPSGSLLDSLNDGPDGMPVISPPNLTDHNTVDTRRLRRVPWSEAKRLSRFAVREGDLLVVRQGTLGRLALIEAEHATWFYGSACLRIRPRSELILPRYLVSYLSYPPVQRAIVGQALPGTVPSLNSAMLNALPVTVPPLDRQHAVVEALTDVDARIRIQRQMADRLEALRPAIFGELIQGTRRK
- a CDS encoding helix-turn-helix domain-containing protein — translated: MEAVQSWEEVGERIAEARLAADMSQGDLASRVGLDRTAIVRIEAGDRRVSALELSRLAQALAVPLAHFLSRPPASLVSRRATLEDVSDQATRASYRLDAWLEQHARNAHWLIAEGFLTPPRLDPSLQRTDGQADPSTLAAAARKALDLPSGPLGPMADVVEQLGLFLTVVDEPAEGASLLQDGYGVAVISGEAQPGRRRWTAAHELGHHLLQDEYHSDAGVAASRDERERQIDRFAECFILPSQDVHNAWKEVKDPSSVRPTMLALAASYRMSWSAVVKRVRSLGLIDGDEARGQRANSPTRGDFLAVLGEQPIPDLEPGTTGKLWRKAVLNAWETGAITAPRTIELLYDAITVEELPTRILEEPLP
- a CDS encoding metallophosphoesterase translates to MRARYAAPLGIAALGAATLAYAAGFEVRSFRLRRVTVPVLPPGMRPLRILQVSDIHMVGGQRKKQRWLQSLAALRPDLVINTGDNLSDPEAVPETLDALGPLLEFPGAYVFGSNDYYAPKLRNPGRYLVERVQGRHGLNGNAPAVGVPRNPWWELRDAFDEAGWVNLTNTRGRVKTAGAEIALTGLDDPHIKRDRYGEVAGGPEPGADLSLAVVHAPYLRVLDAFTADRYPLILAGHTHGGQLCVPFYGALVTNCDIDPDRVKGLSTHESAGERSYLHVSAGCGTNRYTPVRFACPPEASLLTLTPRDS
- a CDS encoding GatB/YqeY domain-containing protein, yielding MTTLKSRLSDDLTTAIKARDELRSSTLRMTLTAVSYEETAGKEARELSDDDVQKVIAREAKKRREAAEAFDKGGRAEQAERERAEGKVLSEYLPQQLSDEELAAIVTDAVAEAKAGGAEGPRAMGAVMKIVSPKVAGRADGGRVAGLVKRTLAG
- a CDS encoding transglycosylase domain-containing protein, with translation MGRKRPGGGLSTTQQMAKFLGVSVLSGAVLAGLALPAVGALGLAAKGTVQTFDEIPSELTRPPLSQSTMILDVEGNKIAEVYSRYRTVIEADEMGPYVRQALVAIEDARFYEHGAIDLKGVLRALNRNVTEGGVQEGASTLTQQYVKNVFVEAAGDDAEAVAEATAQSGAEGMGRKIREMKFAIQLEQELTKDEILTNYLNITYFGQQAYGVEAASQRYFSKPAADLELHEAALLAGLVQSPSAYDPVNSPDKALNRRNTVLEKMVESKDITRAEADEAKETDLGLNVSRPQNGCITAVHDAGFFCDYVRKEILNSPVFGETEEERSELWRIGGLRVRTTLDPTAQAAAAQAAKDGAYEDDEVTAAVVQIQPGTGHILSMAQSRPYGLDISANETTLNLNVSSSMGGTTYGFQPGSTFKPITAAVALEAGISPAETYSSDRKITLPMNEFKDCENKPLGSAEEREWSVQNEREDMKGTWDMSDALGQSVNTYFADLERRVGVCETVTLAGEMGVRGGNDAELPASPSATLGGLETTPLMMANAYATFANRGTYCEPVAILSVTDSNGDEMDVPEGNCTQVMSEHTADTVNQMLKGVVEDGTGQTAGLTDRENAGKTGTSDNRRNVWFVGYTPELSTAVRVGGDATLIPMENISIAGTTWEKAGGGSVAGPIWRQAMTGALAGVPGSTFNEVDVPRGDDKKDDKKDDKKDRDRDNNGNSGGNGGGPDIDLGDWGNWDDFDWGDNRPGNGWGRDR